A single Deltaproteobacteria bacterium DNA region contains:
- a CDS encoding FAD-dependent oxidoreductase codes for MFRKKKTEPKTQQPEEEKVNDLLKAVFDLLPRTVELLLFTGPGRNEPYCEAARKVLGSLAGLSDKISFQEFDLKHELASKYQVQYTPTLILAPDQVNIRWLGVPLGHETEPFFQALNMIGHRNSRLGEQSLKILKDINEPRQIKLFVSLTCPYCPQQARNALQAAVERPEFISLEIIDVQAMPELADQYQAFGTPLVFANEKLIARGAQPEELFMASLKKLKEETIFIPDNDAPQIETDLVIVGGGPAGLTAGIYGARSGLKTVVVEKGVLGGQVATTPIVQNYPGITQVGGKALVDIMALHALEYANIFPGEEVMDIKPGQPIIVTTNRRRFLTRAVLLATGAVYRHLGSPGEERLFGRGVSYCSTCDGPLFKDRPVIIVGGGDSAVTEALHLHQIGVKATLVHRRDTLRAQAHLTKSLSDQKIPILLNTEIKEIRGEDRVREVELINNQTREALVMEVDGVFVAVGYQPSVELAKRLGIELTQDGYIKKDERHRTNLPGIYSAGDVEGGYKQIVTAAGQGAEAALAIFEDLVNPYWVSEPGIVAQSASS; via the coding sequence GTGTTCAGAAAAAAAAAGACCGAACCAAAAACTCAGCAGCCTGAGGAAGAAAAGGTCAATGACCTGCTGAAAGCGGTTTTTGATCTGCTCCCCCGAACAGTTGAGCTCCTGCTTTTTACCGGGCCCGGACGAAACGAGCCCTATTGCGAAGCGGCGCGGAAGGTCCTGGGCTCCCTGGCCGGCCTTTCCGATAAAATCAGCTTTCAGGAATTCGATTTAAAACACGAACTGGCCTCTAAATATCAGGTTCAATATACCCCGACCCTGATCCTGGCCCCTGATCAGGTTAATATCCGCTGGCTGGGTGTTCCCCTCGGCCATGAGACAGAGCCCTTTTTCCAGGCCCTGAATATGATCGGTCACCGAAATAGCCGGTTAGGAGAACAATCCCTCAAGATTTTAAAGGACATCAACGAGCCCCGTCAGATCAAGCTTTTTGTCAGCCTCACCTGCCCCTATTGCCCTCAACAGGCCCGGAACGCCCTCCAGGCCGCGGTGGAGAGGCCTGAATTCATCTCCCTGGAGATCATCGATGTCCAGGCCATGCCGGAACTGGCCGACCAGTACCAGGCCTTCGGCACACCTTTGGTTTTTGCCAATGAGAAGCTGATCGCCAGAGGAGCCCAACCGGAAGAACTGTTTATGGCCAGCCTCAAAAAACTTAAGGAAGAGACGATCTTTATTCCGGACAACGATGCGCCGCAGATCGAAACGGACCTGGTCATTGTCGGAGGCGGGCCGGCCGGCCTGACGGCCGGGATCTATGGCGCCCGCAGCGGCCTCAAGACTGTGGTGGTTGAGAAAGGTGTCCTGGGGGGACAGGTGGCAACGACCCCCATTGTTCAAAACTACCCCGGTATTACTCAGGTGGGGGGCAAGGCCCTGGTGGACATTATGGCCCTCCATGCCCTGGAGTATGCCAATATCTTTCCCGGGGAGGAGGTCATGGATATTAAACCCGGCCAGCCCATTATCGTCACCACCAACCGCCGGCGGTTCCTGACCCGGGCCGTATTGCTGGCCACCGGAGCCGTTTACCGGCACCTGGGCAGCCCGGGGGAAGAACGCTTGTTCGGACGGGGAGTCAGCTATTGCAGCACATGCGACGGGCCCCTGTTCAAGGATCGGCCGGTCATCATCGTCGGCGGAGGAGACAGTGCCGTCACCGAGGCCCTGCACCTGCACCAGATCGGCGTTAAGGCAACTCTGGTCCATCGCCGGGATACCTTGCGGGCCCAGGCCCATCTGACCAAAAGTCTTTCAGACCAGAAGATACCCATCCTGCTCAACACCGAAATTAAGGAGATCAGGGGAGAAGATCGGGTGCGGGAAGTGGAGTTGATCAACAACCAAACCCGGGAGGCGCTGGTCATGGAAGTAGACGGCGTCTTTGTGGCCGTCGGGTACCAACCTTCCGTGGAGTTAGCAAAACGTCTGGGCATAGAGCTGACCCAAGACGGCTATATCAAAAAGGACGAACGGCACCGCACGAACCTCCCGGGAATCTATTCAGCCGGGGATGTGGAGGGCGGCTATAAGCAGATCGTTACCGCCGCCGGTCAGGGGGCCGAAGCGGCCCTGGCCATCTTCGAGGATCTGGTCAACCCTTACTGGGTTTCCGAGCCGGGAATCGTGGCGCAATCGGCTTCCTCTTAG